TCGCCCGCCTCCGCCGTCGAACCGGAACCCGAATGCGTCGTGCTCCTCCACGGCGTCGCCATGTCCGGCTGGGTGATGCGTCCGCTCGAGCGCGCGCTCAGCCGGGCCGGCTATCGCGTCATCAATCTCAGCTACCCGTCGCGACGGACGCCACTCGAGCAGGTCGCGGACGAGTTCCTGCCCGCGGAGTTGAAACGGCGCGGCGCGCTCGCGGCGCCGCGGCTGCATTTCGTCACCCACTCGATGGGCGGCATCGTGACGCGGCTCTATTTGCGCGACCATCGACCGGCCAACCTCGGGCGCGTCGTCATGCTCGGTCCGCCGAATCACGGCAGCCCCGCGGCGGATCGCGCCGGCAGGAGTCCCTGGATGCGCACGATCATGGGCGTGAACATGCCCCGCCTCGGCACGGGACCGGACGGCGTGGTGCGCACGCTCGGGCCGGCCGACTACGAGCTCGGCGTCATTGCCGGCACGCGCCTGATCAATCCGCTGTTCCGCGGTGTCATGCCGCGGCCGCACGACGGCGTCGTCACGGTCGAATCGGCGAAACTCGAAGGCATGCGCGACTTCCGCGCCGTGCCGTATTCGCACACCGGCATGCTCTGGCGTCGCCCCGTGATCGACGCCGCCCTGGCTTTCCTCCGCACCGGCCGGTTCCAACCCGCGCTGCCGGAGCATCTGTCACCTAGTAAGTGACCGTTTCTCCATGCTCCCGAGCGAATGGCACGCGTAGTTCGCGGAAAAATGTAACCTAATAGGTTACATTTCCGCTTTCGGCGGCGGGCGGAATTGGAGCAGCAGATTCGCGACGGTGATCAGGCCGCCGCCGAGCAGGAGGCGCCAGGTCAGCGTCTCGTTCGGATAGGCGAAGCCGCCCCAGCGCGCGAGCAGCGCGGGGAGAAAGAGCGCGAGCACCGACGTGAAGATCGGCTCCGTGCAGTAGATCAGCCCCGCCTCCGTCGCCGTGATGGCGGGTTGGAATCGGTTCATCAGGAGAAACGCCGCGATGGTGCACAGCGCGGTGAGGATCACGGTGAACGCCAGCCACGCACCCGAGGTCCACGGCACGAGCAACGCCCCGGCGGATGGCGCCGTGGTCGCGGCGAAAAGACCGAGCGCGACGGCTTGCGTGGCAAACATCAGCGTTGTGACCGGCCGGACGCGGTTGCCGGTGTAGCGCTTGTCCTCGAGCAACAGGATCTGCCACATGAAGAAGACCGACGAGAGGAGCGTCTCGGCTTCGCCGCGGCCGAGATGGAATTCACGCAGGTTGAACTGCGCCAGCACCGCCACGCCGGCGAGCACGAGCACGCACGCCGTCCACACACGCGCGCCCGGCGAGCGCCACGAACGGAGGGCGAGCAACACGGGAATCATGATCGCGTAGAACTGCGTGAGGAACGCCGAGGTGGACGCGCTGATGAATTGCAGGCCGTCGATCTGGAACAGCATGCCGAGCGACGCGGCGACCCCGAGCCGGAGACCCTGCGCGCGCTCGCCCGCAGTCAGGGTGCGGAGCTGGCGCCACGAGATCGCCACCATGAACACCGCGCCGAGCAGGAAGCGCGGCGCGAGCGACATGCCGGTGATGAACCAGTTGCCACTGCCCGGCAGCAGCTGCTCGTGCTGGAAGGCGATCGCCTTGAGCAACGGAAAGCTGAAGCCCCACAGGAAATTCGTGAGGAGCAGCATCAGCAGCGCGGTCGTGTGCGTGGCGCGGGCGTTCATCGAGCGGAGCGGCGCAGCGTAGGCGCGGTCGCGGGCACTCCAAGCGTAAAGCCGCGCTCAGTTCTTCAACACACTCTGAAGCACGGCGTGGAAAAGCGGATCGCGCAGCGGTTTCTTCAGCAGCGCGCGAAAACACGTCCGCAACTCGTCGCGCAACGCCGCCGGCACGCTGATCGCGATGAGCCCGATGACCGGCGCGTCGGCCAGGCCGGAGTGCGCCTGAAGCAGCGCGGGCCAGAGCGAGGCATCGCGCGCCAGCACGTCGATCAACAACACGTCGTGCGTGCGTTCGGCCGGCAGTTTCGTGAGATTCTCGAATGTCGTGACCTTGAGCCCCCAGCTCTCCAGCAGCGCCGCGTAATGCGCCCGGGCGCGGGTGTTGGCCGAGATCACCGCAATGCGGCGCGGCGGCAACTTGGACAGGCCCTCGGTCTTCTCGAGCACGCGCACCTCGATGTGGAAGCGGAACTCCGAGCCGGCACCGGCGGCGCTCGACACCTCGATGTCGCCATTCATCAACCGCACCAGGCTGCGGCTGATCGCGAGACCGAGGCCCGCGCCGCCGTGTTTGCGCGTGGTCGACGCGTCGACCTGGCTGAACGGCTGGAAGAGCCGGTCCTGCTTCTCCGCCGCGATGCCGATGCCGGTGTCGCGCACCGTGAAGTCGAGGCGCACCCGCTGGTCGCCGCCGGCCGCGGCGGGCAACAGCGTGGCGCCGACCTCCACCTCCACCTCGCCGGCGGGAGTGAACTTGATGGCGTTGCCGATCAGGTTGACGAGGATCTGGCGCAGCCGGCCCGGATCGGCGAGCACGTGCGTCGGCACCTGCGGCGAGACCGTGACGAGCAATTCGAGGTGTTTGTCGGCCGCGCGGGTCGAGAGCAACTCCACGGCCTCCTCGACGATCTGGCGCGGCGCGCACGCCTGCGGGTCGAGTTGCATGCGGCCGGCGTCGATGCGCGAGTAATCGAGCAGTTCGTTGGTAAGGGTGAGCAGCGCCTCGCCGCTCTTGCGGACCGTCTCGACGTAGTCGCCCTGCTCGGTGGTGAGCGAAGTGTCCTGCAGGAGCGTGGCGAAGCCGATGATGCCGTTCAGCGGCGTGCGCAGCTCGTGACTCATCATGGCGAGGAACTCGCCCTTGGCGCGATCCGCCGCCTCGGCCTGGTCGCGCGCGACGCGCAGTTCGTCCTCCACCCGCTTGCGATCGCTGATGTCGTCGAAGACGGCGACGAGGTTCGTCACGCGCCCGTCGCCGTCGCGCACGGGGGAGAACACGATGCGCACGGTGAAGACCTCGCCGTTGCGGCGGCGCATCAGCATCTCGCCCTGCCAGCGTTCGCCGGCGAGGAGACGGCGCAGCAATTCGCCGCGCTGCTGCTCGTCGGCGTCGCCGGGCAGGAGCAGACGCGAGGGCTGTCCGATCAATTCCTCGCGCTGGTAGCCGGTGATGGCGAGCAGGCCGTCGTTGGCGTATTCGATGATGCGCGCGGGGCTGGTGATGATGACGGCCGAGCTGCTCTGCTGGATCGCGGTCGAGAGGCGCCGGATCTCGCGGTTGAAATTCCGCTCGCGCATCCGGAACAGCCAGCCGGCGAACGGCACGCCGAGCACGAGCACCACCAGGCCGAAGGCCGAGAGCCGCGCGCTCCACAACTCGCGCCGCCAATGCGAGGAGTCGGCATCGATGCCGAGGATCGTGCGCGGCGCGCCGGGCGGCGGGCGATCGCCCACCGGCGCGTAGGCCGTAACCCATTCGCCGAACGAATCGCGCAACGGCCCCTCGGTCGCCGGCTCGAAGTTGCGGAGGATCGCCTGCAAGCCCGGGGAATTCGGCGCCTCGGGATAATCGTCGCCGGGCTTCGACATGTCGGCCGAAGTCTCGGGCTCGGAGTCGGCAAGGAAGACCACGCGACCGGGCCGATCCGTCGAGCGGAAGAGATAGACGAAGCGGATGCCGGGGCTGACTCCGCGCAACCGGATGAGTCGGTCCTTCACGGCGCGATACTCCGGGTGGTTCAGATCCGCGGGCGTGCCGGTGAGCGCCTTCGTGTCCTCGGATACGAAGGCCACGGCGCAGTGCTGCGCGCGATCGACCATCTGCCGGAGCAGCGTGGAGCGGTGCCGCTCCGCGCCCCACCACGCCGCGCCGACACCGAGCGCCGCGATCAGCAACCACGCGGAGAGAACGCGAAAATTGGACGGACGGGCGAACACGGGCGATTAACAGCAAGCAAACTTCGCGGCCTCCGCGCCCGCAAAACAAAACCGCCGCGGATTGCTCCGCGGCGGTCGGGAAAAGCGAATTTCGCTCGAGGTTAGGACGAGACGTGCTTCGACACGAGCTTGGTCATGTCGAACATCGAGACCTGCGCCTTGCCACCGAACACAGCCTTGAGGGCGTCGTCGGCGTTGATCATGCGCTTGTTCTTCTTGTCCTGGAGGCCGTTCTTCTTGATGTAGGCCCAGAGCTTCTTGGTCATTTCGGTGCGGGGAAGCGGCTTCGAGCCGACGACCGCGGCGAGGGTGGCGTCCGGCGTGACCGGGGCCATGAACTTAGCGTTGGGTTTGCGAGCAGATTTCTTTGCCATAGTGCCTCCCGTATTAGAACGGGTCCGGGGCGATGCAACGATTTTCTAGAGGGAAAATCGAGTTTTTCAGAGGAGAACCCGCTTGAAAATCGACTCGCGGCCCGTCAGGCCGCCCGGCAGTTTCGCGCGCCAATGCACTTCACCGCCGAGCTTCCGCTCATCGAAACCCCGCGTCTCGTGCTGCGTCCGTTCGACCTCACCGACGCGGCGGACGTGCAGCGGCTCGCCGGTGCGAAGGAGGTCGCGAACGCCACCGCACTCATCCCGCATCCCTATCCGGACGGCGTGGCGGAGCAGTGGATCGCCACTCATCCTGCCGAGTGGGCGGCGCATCGCGGACTCTCGCTCGCCGTCACGCTGAAGCCGACCGGCGCACTCATCGGCGCAATCGGTCTCACGCTCGCGGAGGCGCACACCCGCGGCGAACTCGGCTACTGGATCGGACTGCCGTTCTGGCGCCACGGCTTCGCCACTGAGGCGGCGGGCGCGCTGACGGATTTCGGTTTCCGCGGGCTCGGCCTCAATCGCGTGCAGGCGCATCACTACGCGAGCAACCCCGCGTCCGGACGCGTGCTGCTCAAGATCGGCATGCGCCGCGAGGGCACGAGCCCGAAGATGATGCTGAAGAACGGCCGCTACGAGGATGTGGTTTTCTACGGCGTGCTCCGGCGCGACTGGCCGGGCCTCGGCAGCGCGGCGCCGTTCGGACCGGGCTGAACGGCCGCTCCATCCGTGTCAGTTCCGCACTTGCGGCGCGGCGGCGGGCGCGGCATTTTCGCCGCCGTTGGGTCAGTTGTTTGTGAGACTTCCCCGCCACGCAGAATCATCACGCGAGCGCCCGCAGCGGGCCCGGTGAGGATTTGAATCCCGGCCGTCGGGAACGGGCGGCAGCCAGCAGCACAGCCCCGGCAGACACATGGAAAACACCAAACTCTACGTGGGGAACGTTCCGTTCGCCACCACGGCACAGGACCTCGAGGGACTCTTCGGCCAGGCCGGCACGGTCAGCGTCGTCGAGATCATCTTCGACAAGTTCACCGGTCGTTCGCGCGGCTTCGCCTTCGTCACCATGGGCAGCGCGGAGGAGGCCCAGAAGGCGGTCGACCAGTTCAACAACTACGACCTCGGCGGCCGCAAACTCGCGGTGAACATCGCCCGGCCGCGCGAAGAGCGCGCCCCGCGTGAAGGCGGCTTCGGCGGCGGTGGTGGGGGCGGCGGACGCGGCGGCTTCGGGGGCGGGCGCGGCGGCCCGCGCCGTTTCGGCGGTGGTGGCGGCGGCTTCCGCGGCGGACGCGGGGGCGACCGCGGGGAGCGCGGCGGTTTTCGCGACCGCGAGTAAGCCCCGCCTACCGCCAGGATTCCGAGCCGAATCTCAGTGAGGTTCGGCTTTTTTGCGCGCACTCCGACGGAGTCCGGGCCGCCGGCCATCGTTCCAACCCGGGCCAATCGGCCACCGCAAAAAAGCGAAAACGAGGCTTGCAAGGAAACTTTGGATACGTTTCGGGTTTCCATCGATTCCAATGGCCTCTCGCTTATCCGAGTCTCCCGCCGTCCCCGCCGCCGCCGAAGCGCGCGCGCGCATCGTGCGCGCGGCCCGCGCGCACCTCTTCGCCCACGGCTACAGCAGTTGGACGATGGACGACCTCGCAACCGAGCTCGGGATGAGCAAGAAGACGCTCTACCAGCATTTCCCCGGCAAGGAGGAGCTCGTGCGCGCCGCGCTCGAACAATTCGCGTCCGAAGTCCGCGCCGAGGCCGACGCGATCATCGCCGACCGCAACCTGACCTTCGCGGAAAAACTCCGCGGCTTCACCGGCGGCATGCACCAGCGGCTCTCGCTGCTCACCCCGCACGTCATGCGCGATCTTCAGCGCTTCGCGCCGAAGCTCCACGACCTCACCTTCGAACTCCGCCGCCGCAACCTGCCCTCGATCTTCGGCCGCCTCCTCGAGCAGGGTCAGCTCACCGGCAAGGTCCGCCCGGAGCTCGACGCGCCGTTCGCCGCCGAATTCCTCCTCCACGCGATCCAGGGCATCATGCAGCCCGCCACGCTCGAGCATCTCAACCTCGCTCCCCACCAAGCTTTCGAAAAAGCGATGAACCTCTACTTCGGCGGACTCCTCACGCCCGCCGGCCGCAAAGACTATGAAAAATCGTTTCCCCGCTAAACTCGCCGCGCTCGCCCTCGGCACGCTCCTGCTCGGCGCCTGCTCCCGCTCGGGCTCCAGCCGCTCGGGCGAACTCGTGTTGTCCGGCAACTTCGAGGTCGACGACGCCCAGCTCGGCTTCAAGACGCCGGGCCGCGTCATCGAGCGCGCCGTGCGCGAGGGCGACCGCGTCACCGTCGGCCAACCGATCGCGCGCCTCGACGACGCCGAGCAGCAATCCCAGCTCGCGCTCCGCCGCGCCGAGCTCGCCGCCGCCGAGGCGCAACTGGCCGAGCTCGAAGCCGGCTCGCGCCCGCAGGAAATCGCCGCCGCCGCCGCGACCGTGCGCAGCGCCGACGCCGACCGCGATCGCGTGCGGCTCGATTTCGTGCGCCAGGACGAATTGCGCAAAAAACAGGTGATCTCCGAGCGCGATTTCGAAGCCGCCCAGGCGCAGTTGAAAGTCGCGGAAGCCAAGGCCATCGAAGCCGTCGAGCGACTCAAACTCATCCAGGAAGGCCCGCGCGCCGAGACGATCCGCCAGGCACGCGCCCGCACCGATCAGGCACGCGCCGCCGTCGCGCTCGCCCAGACGCAGCTCGACAACACGCGCCTCGCCTCGCCGCTCGACGGCGTCGTGCTCTCCCACAACATCGAGCCGGGCGAATTCGTTTCCGCCGGCACGCCGGTCGTCACCGTTGCCGAAACCGCACACCTCTGGGTCCGCGCCTACGTCAACCAGCCCGACCTCGGCCGCGTCCGCCACGGCCAGAAAGTCGTCGTGCGCACAGACAGTTTCCCCGGACGCGATTTCGAGGGCGTCGTCGGCTTCATCGCCTCCGAAGCCGAGTTCACGCCGAAAACCGTGCAGACGCCCAAGGAGCGTGTGAAGCTCGTGTTTCGCCTGAAGGTCGACGTCGCCAACCCGAAGGACGAACTGAAGCCCGGCATGCCGGCCGACGTCGTCCTGCCGCCCGCCAACTGAGTCGCCGGCCCGTCGCCGCATGTCCGCCTCCGCCATCCACGCCCGCGGTCTCCGCCGCACCTTCGGCGCGCTCGTCGCCGTCGACGGCCTCGACCTCGACGTGGCCGAAGGCGAGATCTTCGGCCTGGTCGGTCCGGACGGCGCGGGCAAGACCACGACGATGCGCATGCTCACCGGCATCCTCGCGCCCAGCGCGGGCGGAGCGACGGTCGCCGGCTGCGACGTCGTGCGCGAACGCGAACCGCTCAAGGAGCACATCGGCTACATGAGCCAGCGCTTCGGGCTCTACCCGGATCTCACGGTGGCGGAGAACATCGATTTCTACGCCGACATCTACACCGTGCCGCAGGCCG
This window of the Candidatus Didemnitutus sp. genome carries:
- a CDS encoding alpha/beta fold hydrolase, encoding MRRATLALLLLVMAASPASAVEPEPECVVLLHGVAMSGWVMRPLERALSRAGYRVINLSYPSRRTPLEQVADEFLPAELKRRGALAAPRLHFVTHSMGGIVTRLYLRDHRPANLGRVVMLGPPNHGSPAADRAGRSPWMRTIMGVNMPRLGTGPDGVVRTLGPADYELGVIAGTRLINPLFRGVMPRPHDGVVTVESAKLEGMRDFRAVPYSHTGMLWRRPVIDAALAFLRTGRFQPALPEHLSPSK
- a CDS encoding PAS domain S-box protein, with translation MFARPSNFRVLSAWLLIAALGVGAAWWGAERHRSTLLRQMVDRAQHCAVAFVSEDTKALTGTPADLNHPEYRAVKDRLIRLRGVSPGIRFVYLFRSTDRPGRVVFLADSEPETSADMSKPGDDYPEAPNSPGLQAILRNFEPATEGPLRDSFGEWVTAYAPVGDRPPPGAPRTILGIDADSSHWRRELWSARLSAFGLVVLVLGVPFAGWLFRMRERNFNREIRRLSTAIQQSSSAVIITSPARIIEYANDGLLAITGYQREELIGQPSRLLLPGDADEQQRGELLRRLLAGERWQGEMLMRRRNGEVFTVRIVFSPVRDGDGRVTNLVAVFDDISDRKRVEDELRVARDQAEAADRAKGEFLAMMSHELRTPLNGIIGFATLLQDTSLTTEQGDYVETVRKSGEALLTLTNELLDYSRIDAGRMQLDPQACAPRQIVEEAVELLSTRAADKHLELLVTVSPQVPTHVLADPGRLRQILVNLIGNAIKFTPAGEVEVEVGATLLPAAAGGDQRVRLDFTVRDTGIGIAAEKQDRLFQPFSQVDASTTRKHGGAGLGLAISRSLVRLMNGDIEVSSAAGAGSEFRFHIEVRVLEKTEGLSKLPPRRIAVISANTRARAHYAALLESWGLKVTTFENLTKLPAERTHDVLLIDVLARDASLWPALLQAHSGLADAPVIGLIAISVPAALRDELRTCFRALLKKPLRDPLFHAVLQSVLKN
- a CDS encoding GNAT family N-acetyltransferase; this encodes MHFTAELPLIETPRLVLRPFDLTDAADVQRLAGAKEVANATALIPHPYPDGVAEQWIATHPAEWAAHRGLSLAVTLKPTGALIGAIGLTLAEAHTRGELGYWIGLPFWRHGFATEAAGALTDFGFRGLGLNRVQAHHYASNPASGRVLLKIGMRREGTSPKMMLKNGRYEDVVFYGVLRRDWPGLGSAAPFGPG
- a CDS encoding RNA-binding protein, which encodes MENTKLYVGNVPFATTAQDLEGLFGQAGTVSVVEIIFDKFTGRSRGFAFVTMGSAEEAQKAVDQFNNYDLGGRKLAVNIARPREERAPREGGFGGGGGGGGRGGFGGGRGGPRRFGGGGGGFRGGRGGDRGERGGFRDRE
- a CDS encoding TetR/AcrR family transcriptional regulator; translated protein: MASRLSESPAVPAAAEARARIVRAARAHLFAHGYSSWTMDDLATELGMSKKTLYQHFPGKEELVRAALEQFASEVRAEADAIIADRNLTFAEKLRGFTGGMHQRLSLLTPHVMRDLQRFAPKLHDLTFELRRRNLPSIFGRLLEQGQLTGKVRPELDAPFAAEFLLHAIQGIMQPATLEHLNLAPHQAFEKAMNLYFGGLLTPAGRKDYEKSFPR
- a CDS encoding HlyD family efflux transporter periplasmic adaptor subunit — translated: MKNRFPAKLAALALGTLLLGACSRSGSSRSGELVLSGNFEVDDAQLGFKTPGRVIERAVREGDRVTVGQPIARLDDAEQQSQLALRRAELAAAEAQLAELEAGSRPQEIAAAAATVRSADADRDRVRLDFVRQDELRKKQVISERDFEAAQAQLKVAEAKAIEAVERLKLIQEGPRAETIRQARARTDQARAAVALAQTQLDNTRLASPLDGVVLSHNIEPGEFVSAGTPVVTVAETAHLWVRAYVNQPDLGRVRHGQKVVVRTDSFPGRDFEGVVGFIASEAEFTPKTVQTPKERVKLVFRLKVDVANPKDELKPGMPADVVLPPAN